A genome region from Coprococcus phoceensis includes the following:
- a CDS encoding transposase: MAKHYDKQFKLDAVQYYHDHRNLGLQGCATNLGISQQTLSRWQKELRETGDIESRGSGNYASDEAKEIARLKRELRDAQDALEVLKKAINILGK; encoded by the coding sequence ATGGCAAAGCACTATGACAAACAATTTAAGCTGGATGCAGTCCAGTACTATCACGATCATAGAAACTTAGGACTGCAGGGTTGTGCTACAAACTTAGGAATCAGTCAGCAGACATTATCACGTTGGCAGAAAGAACTGCGTGAAACAGGTGATATTGAAAGCCGTGGTTCCGGCAACTATGCTTCTGATGAAGCCAAAGAAATCGCACGATTAAAACGAGAATTACGAGATGCACAGGATGCCCTTGAAGTATTAAAAAAAGCAATCAACATTCTGGGAAAATGA
- a CDS encoding CPBP family intramembrane glutamic endopeptidase has protein sequence MKTISKISCALLGAMLLSSIFSGLVVGITEAVKLPLSTQSIQMIGGCMSSVWYVYFFQLFTKSMKKRNINEVSLGRKNSICDGGRYLLILLGMTTLLSNVTDKIVNCLKIYLINGEMNEGVVESYVENVPIVLLFVCAVIVSPIFEELLFRKILLEKLLPYGKVIAIAISSLFFGLYHANLEQLLYTMFLGVLCANIVIITGKIKYAIYLHMAFNLFGVIISDFIPIGAITTVLQIVFVMSAVLIFVFKGKTMFILKDEDCVESFCAKKEFLSIGFTLYIAFFVIGSIGAMGE, from the coding sequence ATGCTTTTGTCTAGTATATTTAGTGGTTTGGTTGTTGGCATTACAGAAGCTGTAAAATTACCTTTAAGTACACAATCAATTCAGATGATAGGTGGATGCATGTCCAGTGTTTGGTATGTATATTTCTTTCAACTTTTTACTAAGAGTATGAAGAAAAGAAATATAAATGAAGTATCCTTGGGACGAAAAAATTCGATTTGTGATGGGGGTAGGTATTTACTAATATTATTAGGAATGACAACATTATTATCTAACGTTACAGATAAGATAGTTAATTGTCTTAAAATATATTTGATAAACGGGGAAATGAATGAAGGTGTTGTCGAATCTTATGTGGAGAATGTGCCAATAGTTTTACTTTTTGTTTGTGCGGTAATTGTTTCACCTATTTTTGAAGAACTTTTGTTTAGAAAAATATTGTTAGAAAAGCTACTACCATATGGAAAAGTTATAGCGATTGCGATTAGTAGTCTGTTTTTTGGATTATATCATGCAAATTTGGAGCAGTTGTTATACACGATGTTTTTGGGGGTATTGTGTGCAAATATCGTGATTATTACAGGAAAAATAAAGTATGCAATTTATTTGCATATGGCATTTAATTTATTTGGTGTAATAATATCAGATTTTATACCGATTGGGGCAATTACAACAGTACTACAAATCGTATTTGTAATGAGTGCTGTGTTAATATTTGTTTTTAAAGGGAAAACAATGTTTATTTTAAAGGATGAAGATTGTGTTGAGAGCTTTTGCGCAAAAAAAGAATTTCTAAGCATTGGTTTTACATTATATATAGCGTTTTTTGTTATTGGTAGCATAGGGGCAATGGGTGAATAA
- a CDS encoding cysteine peptidase family C39 domain-containing protein: MVNITDCGAACIATICKQNGYKISITRIREVAGTDKQGTNVYGVIKAAEHFGFSAKG; the protein is encoded by the coding sequence TTGGTAAATATTACAGATTGTGGTGCAGCATGCATAGCAACGATATGCAAACAAAATGGATACAAAATTAGCATTACTAGAATTCGTGAAGTAGCAGGCACAGATAAACAGGGCACAAATGTGTATGGTGTAATTAAGGCAGCAGAACATTTTGGATTTAGCGCAAAGGGGTAA
- a CDS encoding IS3 family transposase, with the protein MTEAIYLEVMEMAETAHKAKRQVSVSGMLKHLGVSRSGYHAWLKRVPSNTEKRREAVKTKIQDIYDESKQNYGAPKITKELCKSGEIISERTVGKYYRLWCSMHSNDMQTKWIQN; encoded by the coding sequence ATGACGGAAGCCATTTATCTCGAAGTTATGGAGATGGCAGAAACTGCCCATAAGGCGAAACGCCAGGTTTCTGTCTCCGGAATGTTGAAACATCTTGGCGTTTCTCGTTCTGGTTATCATGCATGGCTAAAACGTGTTCCTTCTAATACAGAAAAAAGACGTGAAGCCGTAAAAACTAAAATTCAGGATATTTACGATGAATCAAAACAGAATTATGGTGCCCCTAAAATCACCAAGGAATTATGTAAATCAGGAGAAATCATCTCCGAACGTACTGTTGGTAAATATTACAGATTGTGGTGCAGCATGCATAGCAACGATATGCAAACAAAATGGATACAAAATTAG